Proteins encoded in a region of the Neoarius graeffei isolate fNeoGra1 chromosome 3, fNeoGra1.pri, whole genome shotgun sequence genome:
- the LOC132882706 gene encoding 12-(S)-hydroxy-5,8,10,14-eicosatetraenoic acid receptor-like: MAFHASDDCTARSKDLYTFYSSVMIVELILALPLNLTVLYLFIFKLKFWKAKNHSIFLFNLVLADILLLICLPVRAYYFLRGERRSDNDVVCKSVLFMLFLNRGASIVFLTIISIDRYFSVVHPKMKNPFKTQKQSILICVLVWILLLPLTIPSMLTTFECCDSNKTDGNTADNTTNDIFRELTFFTPVLIPSIILVYCTIKITKRLKEQTIGNRTKLRRAVFLVTLVILVFSFCFWPSAISRLVLLMVRIKALPRAEEIAVQVYDGLMCLSYLDCLLDPIVYCLSSTKFKQLYISTYLPFLMKGQGAEHH; this comes from the coding sequence ATGGCATTCCACGCAAGTGATGActgtacagctagaagtaaggatCTTTACACATTCTACTCCTCTGTGATGATAGTTGAGTTAATCTTAGCACTTCCTCTGAACCTCACTGTGCTCTACCTCTTCATTTTTAAACTCAAATTCTGGAAAGCCAAAAACCACAGCATTTTTCTGTTCAATCTTGTCCTGGCGGATATACTGCTGCTTATTTGCTTGCCAGTCAGAGCGTACTACTTTCTACGTGGAGAGAGACGGAGTGACAACGACGTTGTATGCAAATCAGTTCTTTTTATGCTTTTTTTGAACCGCGGAGCCAGCATCGTCTTCCTGACTATTATTTCCATTGACCGCTACTTCAGCGTGGTCCATCCCAAGATGAAGAACCCGTTCAAAACTCAGAAACAATCGATTCTCATCTGTGTTCTGGTCTGGATTTTGCTTTTGCCTCTGACTATCCCGTCCATGCTGACCACCTTCGAGTGCTGCGACAGCAATAAGACGGATGGAAACACAGCAGATAACACCACCAATGATATCTTCAGAGAGCTTACGTTTTTCACACCAGTTCTCATCCCATCTATCATCCTGGTCTACTGTACCATAAAGATCACGAAAAGGCTGAAGGAGCAAACAATCGGTAACAGGACTAAGCTGAGAAGAGCGGTGTTCCTGGTCACTCTGGTCATCTTGGTGTTTTCTTTCTGCTTTTGGCCGTCTGCTATTTCAAGGCTGGTGTTGTTGATGGTCAGAATAAAGGCACTACCAAGAGCAGAAGAAATTGCGGTTCAGGTCTATGATGGCCTCATGTGCCTCTCATATCTGGATTGCCTGCTGGATCCGATCGTCTACTGTCTGTCCAGTAccaagttcaaacaattgtatataTCCACATATCTACCTTTTCTGATGAAAGGACAAGGAGCAGAACATCACTGA